Proteins found in one Amycolatopsis aidingensis genomic segment:
- a CDS encoding 8-oxoguanine deaminase codes for MRTLIENAAISTVDPVGTEYRSGYVLVEDARIAAVGVGRAELPADTRIDAGGCLVTPALVNTHHHLYQWATRGMAADSTLFEWLVRLYPVWGRLDADITHTAASAGLARLALSGCGTVADHHYVFPRDGGDQLAALVSATHRIGLRAQLVRGSMDRGESAGGLPPDHLVEDTETALLGTEQAIDDHHDPAPDARVRIAAGPCSPFTVTEKLLIGAAELARRRGIRLHTHLAETLDEQHQCLAETGRSPAEYAADLGWLGQDVWLAHTVHLDSGAVRRLGDTGTGSAHCPTSNGRLGTGIAPVRELLDAGVPVGLGVDGAASNESGGLGEELHQALLQARQRGGPRALAVREALYLGTMGGARCLGRQDEIGSLEPGKLADLAVWRLDGLAHAGIEDPVAALVLGATPPVELLLVGGETVVDRGELRTADEAALAAQLRAASARLKEASR; via the coding sequence ATGAGGACGCTGATCGAGAACGCCGCGATTTCCACTGTGGACCCGGTGGGCACCGAGTACCGCAGCGGGTACGTGCTGGTCGAGGACGCCCGCATCGCCGCGGTGGGTGTGGGAAGGGCCGAGCTGCCTGCCGACACCCGGATCGACGCGGGCGGTTGCCTGGTCACCCCGGCGCTGGTGAACACCCACCACCACCTGTACCAGTGGGCGACCCGCGGAATGGCCGCGGACAGCACGCTGTTCGAGTGGCTGGTGCGGCTGTACCCGGTGTGGGGGCGCCTGGACGCAGACATCACGCATACTGCTGCCAGCGCCGGGCTGGCCCGGCTCGCGCTCAGCGGCTGCGGCACCGTGGCCGACCACCACTACGTGTTTCCCCGCGACGGCGGGGACCAGCTGGCGGCCCTGGTTTCGGCCACCCACCGGATCGGCCTGCGTGCCCAGCTGGTGCGCGGCTCGATGGACCGGGGCGAGTCCGCGGGTGGGCTGCCGCCGGACCACCTGGTCGAGGACACCGAGACCGCCCTGCTCGGCACCGAGCAGGCGATCGACGACCATCACGATCCGGCGCCGGACGCGCGGGTCCGGATCGCCGCCGGGCCCTGCTCCCCGTTCACGGTGACCGAGAAGTTGCTGATCGGCGCGGCGGAACTGGCCCGCCGCAGGGGGATCCGGCTGCACACCCACCTCGCCGAGACCCTGGACGAGCAGCACCAGTGCCTTGCCGAGACCGGGCGGAGCCCCGCCGAGTACGCCGCCGACCTCGGCTGGCTCGGCCAGGACGTCTGGCTGGCGCACACCGTGCACCTTGACTCCGGTGCGGTGCGCAGGCTCGGCGACACCGGCACCGGATCGGCGCACTGCCCCACATCCAACGGCAGGCTCGGCACCGGGATCGCCCCGGTGCGGGAGCTGCTGGATGCGGGCGTACCGGTCGGCCTCGGGGTGGACGGCGCGGCCTCCAACGAGTCCGGCGGTCTCGGCGAGGAGCTGCACCAGGCCCTGCTGCAGGCGCGCCAGCGGGGCGGGCCGCGCGCGCTGGCCGTCCGGGAGGCGCTGTATCTGGGCACGATGGGCGGCGCGCGCTGCCTCGGCAGGCAGGACGAGATCGGCTCGCTGGAACCGGGCAAGCTCGCCGACCTCGCGGTGTGGCGGCTGGACGGGCTGGCGCATGCCGGGATCGAGGACCCGGTTGCGGCGCTCGTGCTGGGCGCCACCCCGCCGGTGGAGCTGCTGCTGGTCGGCGGCGAGACGGTGGTGGACCGCGGTGAGCTGCGTACCGCCGACGAGGCCGCCCTCGCCGCGCAGCTGCGGGCCGCGAGCGCAAGGTTGAAGGAGGCTTCCCGATGA
- a CDS encoding FAD binding domain-containing protein, translating to MDFLRPATLPDALAMKADRPDAVPIAGGTDVMVELNFDHRRPDALLDLTGIAELTRWDRTGNAIRLGATVPYSRVITELGDALPALAMASRTVGSPQIRNRGTVAGNLGAASPAGDTHPVLLVAGAEVEAASVRGSRRIPAEEFYVGVKRNALEPDELISAVYLPVAAGPQQFAKIGTRNAMVIAVCSFALALGSGGTVRAAVGSAGPTPRRARAAEEFLAEAGLDGPPRAEVCGHFGELVATAADPIDDVRGSAAYRRHALSVLARRALAWAWQEYQGKGERTCA from the coding sequence GTGGACTTCCTCCGCCCCGCCACGCTGCCCGACGCGCTGGCGATGAAGGCCGACCGGCCGGATGCGGTGCCGATCGCGGGTGGCACCGATGTGATGGTCGAGCTGAACTTCGACCACCGCAGGCCGGATGCGCTGCTGGACCTGACCGGCATTGCCGAGCTCACCCGGTGGGACCGCACCGGGAATGCCATCCGGCTCGGCGCCACCGTCCCGTACAGCCGGGTGATCACCGAGCTCGGCGATGCGCTGCCTGCCCTGGCGATGGCCTCCCGGACCGTCGGTTCCCCGCAGATCCGCAACCGCGGCACGGTGGCGGGAAACCTCGGCGCCGCCTCACCGGCCGGGGACACGCATCCCGTGCTGCTGGTCGCCGGTGCCGAGGTGGAGGCGGCTTCGGTGCGGGGAAGCAGGCGCATTCCGGCGGAGGAGTTCTACGTCGGGGTCAAGCGCAACGCACTGGAGCCGGACGAGCTGATCAGCGCCGTGTACCTGCCGGTAGCCGCCGGACCGCAGCAGTTCGCCAAGATCGGCACCCGCAACGCCATGGTGATCGCGGTGTGCTCCTTCGCGCTGGCGCTGGGTTCCGGCGGCACGGTCCGCGCCGCGGTCGGCTCGGCCGGGCCCACCCCGCGCCGGGCGCGGGCGGCCGAGGAGTTCCTCGCCGAAGCCGGGCTGGACGGGCCGCCGCGGGCCGAGGTGTGCGGGCACTTCGGCGAGCTGGTCGCCACCGCGGCCGACCCCATCGACGACGTGCGCGGCAGCGCGGCCTACCGCAGGCACGCGCTCAGCGTGCTGGCCCGGCGCGCGCTGGCCTGGGCGTGGCAGGAGTACCAGGGAAAGGGTGAGCGCACATGCGCCTGA
- a CDS encoding (2Fe-2S)-binding protein → MRLRLTVNGESRQADDVWEGESLLFVLRERLGLPGSKNACEQGECGSCTVYLDDTVVCSCLVAAGQAEGSRVRTVEGLADGERLDRVQQSFVDAGAVQCGFCTPGLVVAAHDLLDRVPHPAEEEVREALAGNLCRCTGYEKILEAVRLAATREPRA, encoded by the coding sequence ATGCGCCTGAGGTTGACCGTGAACGGCGAGTCCCGGCAGGCCGACGACGTGTGGGAGGGCGAGAGTCTGCTGTTCGTGCTGCGCGAGCGGCTCGGCCTCCCTGGCTCGAAGAACGCCTGCGAGCAGGGGGAATGCGGTTCCTGCACGGTGTACCTCGACGACACGGTCGTCTGTTCCTGCCTGGTCGCCGCCGGGCAGGCCGAGGGCAGCAGGGTGCGCACCGTCGAGGGCCTGGCCGATGGCGAGCGACTGGACCGGGTGCAGCAGTCCTTTGTGGATGCCGGCGCGGTGCAGTGCGGTTTCTGCACCCCGGGTCTGGTCGTCGCCGCGCACGACCTGCTGGACCGGGTGCCGCACCCGGCCGAGGAGGAGGTCCGGGAGGCACTGGCGGGAAACCTGTGCCGGTGCACCGGCTACGAGAAGATCCTCGAGGCCGTCCGGCTCGCCGCCACCAGGGAGCCGCGGGCATGA